tactcacatgcttacagttaagcatgtcCGTAAGTCTTTGCAGTACTGGGATATAAAATGGCATCTTACAGATTTACAGGCTTATAGAAATTAGAGAAGGGAAAGATAACACCGGGTAATCCTTTAGTCAAGTCTGCTGCCCATACATGTTTGTTTCTTGCCATACACAGTGTTTAGACAGTAAATGTGAATTGTTGTGCCAGTTCTTAAATACATCAATTTTCTTTCTAAACAACTGTGTTTGGTGTATTGAGTGAAAAACTAGAAAATGGATAATTAATCCATCATACATATAAAAGAGCAAAAGCAATCTGGGTCCAAACCTACAAACATGCATGTAattagtcccattaaaatcagggGGGCTACTCACCTTGGTAGAGTTACTCACATGAGTGTTTGCAGAATAAAGCTGGATAACgaacaccattttttttttaaaaaaagacagaaagtGTATGTTAGGGTTGTATATCTTCCAGGAAACAACCATTCCCAGAAaaccactgaatttttttttttccttttaagaaatAGATTATATTTAAACACACATGCACCCTGGCTGAAGAGCATTTTCCTTATCCAGTCATTCATTATCAAGCAACAAAATTAAACTAAATCTCAACATTTTTTGGTTATGTCTGCCCCAGAATAATTAAGCAGCTTCCCCTCAAAATCTTTCTAGGGCACCAGCTGCAAATAAGAATGAGTTTCCATATTTAATAAATTCTATTAACTACACACACATCCACGTAACATTATAGGTGAACAGGCCCTAATTAAAAGCACACACCATCTGCTGGTTTGTGGCAGCAGGGTAGCACTCCATAACCACCCCTGGTTCCTGTGattgaaatgtattatttatgaGCTCTTACAAAAATATGTCACTTACTTCATGGAAACTGCATTAAGAGCTGGATGGCACCATCTAATGGTATGGTAGTGAAGCAGGTTGTTAATCTTTTTTCTTAAGAATATTCTTTTTGATATATATatagggtggagggaggggttaATGATCAGATTTCCAACAGTTTCATGTTGGACCGGAAgcttgcatttcatttttttatgaGATTGAAAAGTAACgtttgaaaatattaagctattgGAGtggttttcattgttttttacTTTCTGTGCAAAATGTTTAAGTTTGAGATAAATATGTTTATTGGTGTGAGGCATTTTAAATGGTGATAGACAATAATAGTGTGAATTACAAAGAGATCTGAAAAGGATCAGCATGCACCAAATACTTCTATTATCTGGCCTCTCATAAAAATATCTACTGGTCAATTGAGTGTCttttaacaaaaatgaaattcaTCTAGTGTTTGTAAAGGGATTTATTGCAGACTGAACAAAGATTATTTATTGGCTTTTGAATATGGTGAGAGAATTCTGATCTGTGTTTCAAATGGCCCTTGGGACCTAAAGTTTTGCACATTTTTCTGTGTTGCCTTGCAAGGGCGGAGGCCACATCCTCTTTCCCGCCTGTTAGTGGGACTAAGGGCACGGTTCCTCGAGTGGAAAGCAAAATGCACattgagaaaaataaaacacctttTTGAATGGCTGATTCAGTAGCTCACCTTTGGTGACTTTCAGGTTATAAATTGATGTATGCAGTGGTTAGCATTTTGCCTGATGACCCTTGGAATGCCAGGAACAAGAATCAGTGCACTGATTCAAATCACTCTTGTGGTTCATATGAcaagaaaagaggagattgaaaTATGAGTGCTACAGAGCACCAGGACAACTAGCATCCAGCAGAAGTAGTGCTGTTGTGCTGCTTAAGGCTTTTTCTTTGTAGTGCCAAGCAGTGCTGCATCTTAATAGCAATAACAGGCAGAGCAATAATGATTGGACTTTTCTTGTGGCTACTCGTATTGTTACAAGGAGACCTttggtattaaaaaaaagtaaccaGAGAGCATGTAATGAGACCCTCCAGGTAGTTGtacttaacttttaaaaaaaacaccaaaaaaaaaccaaaaaacctgccTTGGTGAAGAAAGTTTAGACAACACGGGGGCTTTCTATGTTTCTCTTGGTATTGTTAATTATTCTGTTTCCAGTGATGAAACCACCATCTTTCTTGCCACACATTAGGTAAGGGTGTGTAGAGGTGTAATTCTACAGTTTGTTTGTGATTCCACCATATGTTTATAATCTACAATAACATTCGAGTCCGTTGGCCTAGAGAAATGTTTATACATCTCAGAGGTGATGTACACATGAAGAAAATTGAAGTATATGAAGCACAAAGTTCTTCCACATTAAGTTCTAGTGAAGCTGGTTTTACAGTTCAAGGCCCTGACCACTGCTTTATAGTATTGACTAGGGCATGTTAGGATTTAAcctgaacagagagagagagaatataaagtTTGAACGAGATAAATGGGCGATTAGCATGTACAACTGTTTGTTAATATCCTCAACAGCATTTACTACAGTAGCCaaacactttaaaacttgttttgaTGTCAAAACTCATATACTTatggatgctttttttttttaacaatgtctAGAACATATGCCATCAGAAGAATAAGAGATGCCTtcagagaaaacaaacatttaaaggaTTCAGAAGAGATACAGACACTAGTGAATAAAGCAAGAACAAACCTAGAGATTATTCATCGACAGGTAAGCATACTTTAGTTCATCTCTTTTGCTTAAGAATTGTAAAATGCTGAATAACATGTTCTCCCCTAAAGGGTGTAAGTCCCATGCCAGTTTACGGAAGGGAAAGAGAGATCCTGTACAAGTATTATTGTTCACAAATGGTGGGGAGGCAGAGTAAGGGAGTGAGTGACTGGCACAGTATTCAGTTCTTGATTGGAAAGATTTAAGCATGAGTCCCATTAGTACTAATGGGATTCTACATACTATTCTCTAAACTCCTTTGCTGTCCCTCTTTTTTCTGCTCTTCAGTCCTCTGCTGCCATGTGTTTTGTCTTTCCTTTGCTTTTCCCTGTGTTGTGTTTTCTCTTGCTTTCTTATGTCCATCTCCTCAtcccttcttttcctccttcccccatcactGGCATATTAATATGCTCAGGGGAGTGCCAGTAGCTTAAGCCTCCTTTACTCTGTTTTTGCCCAATTTGAGGCACAGTCCAGTATGGTGTAGAAGCAGAAGCATGTCCAGccttaacattttttaataagtttgtgaaaatattttttgcctGTTTGCACCCCAGATATCATTGATTCCTGTCCACTGTGTTCACACCACTGTGCACAGGGCTAAGGAGGGTAGCTAGATGATTCCTTGGAAAACACATCAAACTTAACTGATTAATTTTATACATAATGTATGATAAGAAGTTGTATCTGTAAGTTCCCTATAGCCTCTTACTTCAGAAATAGAGCCTAGCTTACCATTTTCTTTCAATCCTCatgattattttacatttatttacattttgtaGGCTTTCTTTGCAAGGAAAGGGGCtagaaagatttttatttcaagCGAAAGCTGAGATTGTTCTTCAAATTTATTTCTCCCACGTCAGGGAGGGTCTGAGGCTGCAGGCTTTATGGGGCCAAAGGACAGCTCTaaattaaaaagctggaagacTGCTTGCTAAGTAGAGTCAACCATTAACCATTCAATAACAGCAGAAGAATACCTCTGATATTATTTGTTGAAAGAAGGTTTGTTctttggtgggggaggaggtcccACTCATATGACCTGCTGTTTGGCGCCAGCAAGCCGCACATGCTTCAAATTCATAGGTGTCTTCTAATTTTGGATGCCTTAACATTTAGGTGTCCAACTGGACACACCTATGACCTAGCTTTCACTGGTCCCATTAACCTAAGTGGAGCTGTTGGTGCTCAGGTCGGGCCTGTGTCAAGTTCAATAGTCTCAAATGGAGGCAATTATATTTGGAGGCCATGCTTGGGAAAATTTGGTCCGTGGTGATTTGGTCCAAGGTATCACAGTATGTCTGTGACAGAGCTTGGAATAAAACCCTGCTCTCCTTATTCTGAGTCCTGTGCTTCAACCATATAATATTTATGTGACCAGTCCTCCAAAATCTCAATGGGGCTTTGCAGAATTGGGTCTTGGATCTTATTTCATGTCAGTTGACATggtggagaaaggaagaaagcacTTTTTCTAACCTAGCTGGTGAAAGAACACACAAAATTGGTTAGGTCCTTCAAATATGTGCTCTTGTTGTTTTGATGCCTAAAGAAAAAAGGAGCAGGGAGATAACAGTAGCAAGTTAGGTTAATCTCTGTTCTACATTCCCACTATCTCGTTTGGTTCCTGTTTATAAAATAATAGGCACCAGGTAACCACTAGCAAATACAGTTGTCATATTTTTTAAGCGACATTGTCACAAGACGACCATTCAGTCTTTGTTTGGATCCATGAAAACATTTGTGTTTAAAGTTTATTCAAAACACAATAATGACTGTTGTCATGACATCAACAGAACCATTTTAATCCATTCATTTTGGTCGCCTTGTTACTCTGAagtattcacacacaaaaatgaatttAATAAGAGATGATCTCGTAATTGTCAATCTAGAAATAATCCTCTAGGGCCATATTTTGCCTTCAGCTATGAACATGTAAATCCCGATGAAAATGGCTCAGACATATAAAGACACAATTACACCTGtcgggggaaattttcaaaggcacaaagggcataTAGTTAAGGcgaagattttgtcacagatatttttagtaaaagtcacggacaggccacgggcaaaaaagaaaaattcacggaagctgtgacctgtccatgacttttatttaaaaatatcgcTGATAAAATGGGGATCTGAAGGTCCCCACactgcctgaagcagggcaggggctgcagggtacCCCTGCCGCCTGCAGCTCCGGGGGATCCCCCAGTGCctgtgggggccaggagctgtggggtgccccACCTCTGGTGTCAGCCAAGAGCTGCAGGGTACCCTGCCACTTACGGCggcttggagctccaggggcTGCCAGAGGCGGCGggggtacctcacagctccctgaCCCCACGGGCAGCGACTTCCATAACTAAATCGTAGCTTTACACATAGgcactcaactcccactgattttcagtttggattttcacatttgaaaatctccctctttatatttaaattttaaaatagtcttaATTTGTAATGGTTTGATACACATAACTTAAATGCATTGTAAATCAGCAAGATCATTTCGAGATCTATATTTTTCTCTTCTACAAAACCATTTGTCTGTTTCtcaattttgttctttaatttGTCTTGACTATCTTCACCTTACATTTGCTATAGGAAGACCTTAATCAGTTACTAAGTCTATAGCTTTTAAGAGCTTTTACTCTCCAATGGGGTTTCTTTCATGTTCTAAGCAAACCTGCTGATTCAAAAAATGTCTTTAATTCAATTGCATTTGAGATCACTCTGTGTACAATTTcagggaaaaatatatttaaaaagcagGGGATTTTGTAGAAATGGAAGGGGAAATTCTTGTCAGATACGGAATATTTTCACTATTTTGGAAGTGTTAATTCTATC
The window above is part of the Chelonia mydas isolate rCheMyd1 chromosome 2, rCheMyd1.pri.v2, whole genome shotgun sequence genome. Proteins encoded here:
- the LYRM4 gene encoding LYR motif-containing protein 4 isoform X5, with the translated sequence MAASNRTQVLRLYRALLRASQRFTAYGYRTYAIRRIRDAFRENKHLKDSEEIQTLVNKARTNLEIIHRQGGSEAAGFMGPKDSSKLKSWKTAC
- the LYRM4 gene encoding LYR motif-containing protein 4 isoform X11, with the translated sequence MAASNRTQVLRLYRALLRASQRFTAYGYRTYAIRRIRDAFRENKHLKDSEEIQTLVNKARTNLEIIHRQGLGVAS
- the LYRM4 gene encoding LYR motif-containing protein 4 isoform X13; this translates as MAASNRTQVLRLYRALLRASQRFTAYGYRTYAIRRIRDAFRENKHLKDSEEIQTLVNKARTNLEIIHRQL
- the LYRM4 gene encoding LYR motif-containing protein 4 isoform X9; protein product: MAASNRTQVLRLYRALLRASQRFTAYGYRTYAIRRIRDAFRENKHLKDSEEIQTLVNKARTNLEIIHRQSRHSEMEL
- the LYRM4 gene encoding LYR motif-containing protein 4 isoform X12, giving the protein MAASNRTQVLRLYRALLRASQRFTAYGYRTYAIRRIRDAFRENKHLKDSEEIQTLVNKARTNLEIIHRQA
- the LYRM4 gene encoding LYR motif-containing protein 4 isoform X10, whose protein sequence is MAASNRTQVLRLYRALLRASQRFTAYGYRTYAIRRIRDAFRENKHLKDSEEIQTLVNKARTNLEIIHRQLHSLPCFS
- the LYRM4 gene encoding LYR motif-containing protein 4 isoform X8 — its product is MAASNRTQVLRLYRALLRASQRFTAYGYRTYAIRRIRDAFRENKHLKDSEEIQTLVNKARTNLEIIHRQAPGYFLEYTV